One window from the genome of Poecilia reticulata strain Guanapo linkage group LG9, Guppy_female_1.0+MT, whole genome shotgun sequence encodes:
- the LOC103470732 gene encoding uncharacterized protein LOC103470732 yields MTENRKPSPPEYEEIIQLHDQTAAPQTLKLRVILNETETLSEEQSEEQFLLNENKAPETQLVQSTQVAFEQDIELQQEDQDLQISVNVNAFLLEKNEALEIEVQLLTRLLRDKEEEYKLHYQALEEQVRNFQGLLADLQGMKRKCLFLTEQQKNDESRKLEETDRKFLRGMQSPLGLQEESKKLPDNSGNSPARVKAPTEKNALTGPSAPDDQIHEQQNQEPSAEETHGESQLVSEPAAEPLWQPPVFRDVIRGIANTFLKMYRTGTLKYWVDYWYF; encoded by the coding sequence ATGACCGAGAACAGAAAGCCTTCTCCTCCCGAGTACGAGGAGATCATACAACTCCATGACCAGACCGCAGCTCCGCAGACACTGAAGCTGCGCGTCATCCTGAATGAAACCGAGACACTCTCTGAGGAACAGTCCGAGGAACAGTTTCTTCTCAACGAAAACAAGGCTCCGGAGACGCAACTTGTGCAAAGCACACAAGTTGCGTTTGAACAAGACATAGAGCTTCAGCAGGAAGACCAGGATTTGCAGATCTCAGTCAACGTAAATGCCTTCCTGCTGGAGAAAAACGAGGCTTTGGAAATCGAAGTGCAACTTCTGACCAGACTGCTGAGAGACAAAGAGGAGGAATACAAACTCCACTATCAGGCTCTGGAGGAACAAGTCCGGAACTTTCAAGGTCTCCTGGCTGATTTGCAAGGCATGAAAAGGAAATGCTTGTTCCTGACGGAGCAGCAGAAGAACGACGAGTCAAGGAAACTCGAGGAAACTGACAGAAAGTTTCTCCGAGGGATGCAGAGTCCACTGGGGCTTCAAGAAGAATCCAAGAAGCTTCCAGACAATTCAGGAAACAGTCCAGCCAGAGTGAAGGCTCCAACAGAGAAGAACGCTTTGACTGGACCGTCTGCGCCTGACGATCAGATCCAtgagcagcagaaccaggagccatctgcagaggaaacccatGGAGAGAGCCAGCTGGtttcagaaccagcagcagagccACTGTGGCAGCCGCCTGTCTTCAGAGATGTGATCAGAGGCATCGCCAATACGTTTCTGAAGATGTATAGAACAGGCACCCTCAAATACTGGGTTGATTATTGgtatttctaa